From a region of the Sporosarcina ureilytica genome:
- the thrB gene encoding homoserine kinase, which yields MSNPGFSVIVPATTANLGPGFDSVGLALDLYMSVEVAAHGEWTVIYEEEAFQGLVADERNLIVQTIIEVAKRYRKEVAPLKLQVKSDIPLGKGFGSSASAIAVGIVIADHLLELGLTDRDKVLLGSELEGHADNVSAALLGGAVIAYFEADEIDYIHVEQVDATFVVLVPPKEFKTSEARGLLPNELSHEKAVRSSSASAVLTAALAQNDWKTVGKMMEKDHLHEPYRKTLFPHFDEIRTLCKGLGAYGMTISGAGPSLIVAVEEGTEEEVVEKLTSNFPYYDSFSVRSSKVGANVQKQNMMI from the coding sequence ATGTCAAATCCAGGATTTTCAGTCATCGTACCGGCCACTACCGCAAATTTAGGTCCTGGATTTGATAGTGTAGGCCTTGCTTTAGATCTGTATATGTCCGTGGAAGTAGCGGCTCACGGTGAATGGACAGTGATTTATGAAGAGGAAGCTTTTCAAGGGTTGGTGGCAGATGAGCGAAATTTAATCGTTCAAACGATTATTGAAGTTGCCAAAAGGTATCGTAAGGAAGTTGCGCCATTAAAGCTTCAAGTGAAGTCTGACATCCCATTAGGAAAAGGATTTGGGAGCAGTGCTTCCGCAATCGCAGTTGGAATTGTAATTGCTGACCATCTATTAGAACTTGGGCTGACGGACAGAGACAAAGTTTTACTCGGCAGCGAACTAGAGGGACATGCAGATAATGTTAGTGCGGCTTTACTTGGTGGGGCTGTAATCGCTTATTTTGAAGCTGACGAGATTGACTATATTCACGTGGAACAAGTAGATGCAACATTTGTAGTTCTCGTTCCGCCAAAAGAGTTTAAAACATCAGAAGCGAGAGGGCTATTGCCGAATGAATTGTCGCATGAAAAGGCAGTTCGCAGCAGTTCTGCGAGCGCCGTCTTAACGGCAGCACTAGCACAAAATGACTGGAAAACAGTCGGGAAAATGATGGAGAAAGATCATCTTCATGAACCTTATCGTAAAACATTGTTCCCGCACTTTGATGAAATTCGAACGCTATGCAAAGGGTTAGGCGCTTATGGAATGACGATTAGTGGGGCTGGTCCTTCTTTAATTGTGGCAGTTGAGGAGGGAACGGAAGAAGAGGTTGTAGAAAAATTAACTTCAAACTTCCCATATTACGATAGCTTTTCTGTCCGTTCGTCAAAAGTAGGAGCGAATGTTCAAAAACAAAATATGATGATTTAA
- the thrC gene encoding threonine synthase, producing the protein MRWNGLLEQYKEWLPITKNTPMLTLHEGNTPLIHLSRLSEQWGINLYVKVEGVNPTGSFKDRGMVMAVAKAKEEGKTTLICASTGNTSASAAAYGARAGMRTIVVIPEGRIALGKMAQAKMYGAEIVEIEGNFDEALRMVREAGEGEVALVNSVNPYRLEGQKTIAFETIDQLGKVPDVFALPVGNAGNISAAWKGFKEYADNKGTELPKLLGVQADGAAPIVYNRVFEEPETVATAIRIGNPASWELAKCALEESKGNILSATDEEILEAYQLIASQEGVFAEPGSCASIAGVKKQVDAGVLEKGTTVVAVLTGNGLKDPDTAIEVNEDKALLSQEEFKELLNELKAGVQ; encoded by the coding sequence ATGAGATGGAATGGATTATTAGAACAATATAAAGAGTGGTTACCAATTACGAAAAATACACCAATGCTCACTTTACATGAGGGAAATACACCGCTTATCCATTTGTCTCGTCTATCTGAACAGTGGGGCATTAATCTCTATGTGAAAGTAGAGGGGGTTAATCCAACAGGTTCTTTTAAAGATCGCGGTATGGTTATGGCAGTAGCGAAAGCAAAAGAGGAAGGGAAAACGACTTTAATTTGTGCGTCAACAGGAAATACGTCTGCGTCTGCAGCGGCATATGGTGCTAGAGCGGGCATGCGTACAATTGTCGTTATTCCGGAGGGAAGAATTGCGCTTGGAAAAATGGCGCAAGCAAAAATGTATGGTGCGGAAATCGTTGAGATTGAAGGTAATTTTGACGAAGCACTCAGAATGGTACGTGAAGCTGGAGAAGGGGAAGTTGCGCTCGTGAATTCAGTGAATCCGTACCGTTTAGAAGGACAAAAAACAATTGCGTTTGAAACGATTGATCAGCTTGGAAAGGTTCCTGATGTATTTGCACTGCCAGTCGGGAATGCCGGAAATATTTCGGCCGCTTGGAAGGGGTTTAAAGAATATGCGGATAATAAAGGGACTGAATTACCAAAGTTATTAGGTGTACAAGCAGATGGAGCAGCACCTATCGTTTATAATCGCGTGTTTGAAGAGCCTGAAACTGTAGCGACGGCAATCCGTATTGGAAACCCTGCAAGTTGGGAATTAGCGAAATGTGCCCTTGAAGAATCAAAAGGAAACATTTTGTCTGCGACAGATGAAGAAATTTTAGAAGCTTATCAATTAATTGCTTCGCAGGAAGGTGTTTTCGCTGAGCCAGGTTCATGTGCATCTATCGCAGGCGTGAAAAAACAAGTGGATGCTGGTGTGCTTGAAAAAGGCACAACAGTTGTCGCGGTGCTTACTGGAAATGGTTTGAAAGATCCTGATACTGCAATAGAGGTCAACGAAGATAAGGCATTGTTATCACAGGAGGAGTTTAAAGAACTGCTCAATGAACTAAAGGCAGGGGTTCAATGA
- a CDS encoding homoserine dehydrogenase yields the protein MGNEINIGLLGFGTVGSGVAKIILGHQQDLHHKLGTEVKIKKVLVRDMTKKRETDLPADVFTDDIDEVLNDPSIDLIVEVMGGMNGAKDAIEAALNAGKGVVTANKDLMAVYGPELLRLADENKCDLFYEASVGGGIPLIRTMEEGLASDRISSLTGIVNGTTNFILTKMKQENMSYEDALAEAMELGFAEADPSADVDGIDAARKMVILASLAFSTEVQLEDVFVRGMKEIQDGDVDLAESFGYTVKMAGHAEKDEDGIAVSVEPVFIPNSHPLASVHNEYNAVYIYGAAVGETMLYGPGAGSLPTATSVTADVMAACRNLLLGMNGKKLHSPQYERKVKSDDKRFSRYFHRFLVKDEVGVLTRLSAIYSKYGASLATVVQHPVNDEEDSELVFITHKMSRQQHLDVLEELENTDVVLAVLSHYRVEGEKS from the coding sequence ATGGGAAATGAAATTAATATTGGTTTATTAGGTTTTGGTACTGTTGGTAGCGGTGTAGCGAAAATTATTTTAGGGCATCAACAAGATTTGCATCATAAGTTAGGCACAGAAGTAAAAATTAAAAAAGTATTAGTAAGAGATATGACAAAGAAGCGGGAAACAGATTTACCTGCGGATGTCTTTACAGATGACATAGACGAAGTTTTGAATGACCCTTCAATCGATTTGATTGTAGAAGTAATGGGCGGTATGAATGGCGCGAAAGATGCGATTGAAGCTGCTTTAAACGCTGGAAAAGGAGTTGTTACGGCAAATAAAGATTTGATGGCTGTTTATGGTCCTGAATTGTTGAGGCTTGCCGATGAAAATAAATGTGATTTATTTTACGAAGCGAGTGTTGGTGGCGGAATTCCACTTATTCGTACAATGGAAGAAGGACTCGCGTCTGACCGGATTAGTTCATTAACGGGAATTGTGAATGGAACGACGAACTTCATTTTAACGAAAATGAAACAAGAAAATATGTCTTATGAAGATGCACTTGCGGAAGCGATGGAACTTGGGTTTGCTGAAGCTGATCCATCCGCGGATGTAGACGGTATTGACGCGGCAAGAAAAATGGTTATTTTAGCGTCTCTCGCATTTTCTACTGAAGTGCAACTAGAAGACGTGTTTGTGAGAGGGATGAAAGAAATACAAGACGGAGACGTTGACTTGGCGGAAAGCTTTGGTTATACGGTGAAAATGGCAGGACATGCAGAGAAGGATGAAGATGGAATTGCCGTATCCGTAGAGCCGGTTTTTATTCCGAATTCACACCCGCTTGCATCCGTTCATAATGAATATAATGCTGTATATATATATGGTGCAGCTGTAGGAGAAACGATGTTATATGGACCGGGAGCAGGTTCATTGCCAACTGCGACGTCTGTAACGGCTGACGTGATGGCCGCTTGCCGTAATTTACTCCTTGGGATGAATGGAAAAAAACTTCATTCCCCACAATATGAGCGAAAAGTAAAAAGTGATGATAAACGATTTTCGAGGTATTTTCATAGATTTTTAGTAAAAGATGAAGTGGGTGTATTAACGAGATTGTCGGCCATTTACAGTAAGTATGGTGCAAGTTTGGCAACCGTTGTCCAGCATCCTGTAAATGATGAAGAGGATTCTGAACTTGTGTTTATTACACATAAGATGTCACGCCAACAACACCTTGACGTATTAGAAGAACTTGAAAATACGGATGTCGTGTTAGCTGTATTAAGTCATTACCGTGTAGAAGGAGAGAAATCATGA
- a CDS encoding aspartate kinase — MKVCKFGGTSVATAEQIKKVVDIVKSDTSRKIIVVSAPGKRYPEDEKVTDLLITLANVALNNKNIETALENVVTRYRLIAEGLGLDSTIAQVIEDDLRNRLATKSNDESLFMDTMKAAGEDNNAKLIAAYFNHVGILAQYACPKKAGLLVNERPERVQALPEGYAQLENLKNAEGIVVFPGFFGYTKSGTLRTFNRGGSDITGSIVAAAVRADLYENFTDVDSVFAANPTVVENPAAIGKMTYREMRELSYAGFSVFHDEALMPAFLRSVPVCIKNTNNPEAPGTMIVSERDYSSQPVIGIATDSGFSTLFVEKYLMNQEIGFGRRLLQILEDEGISFEHTPSGIDNMSVIIRNEYLTEENRVKIIKRIKEELHADDVHFRETDYSMIVLVGEGMRHATGLTARAATAIARTGSNIEMINQGSSEVSLVFGVDKRDEDKILRELYTEFFQRVKVLA, encoded by the coding sequence ATGAAAGTGTGTAAATTTGGTGGAACATCAGTGGCAACGGCAGAACAAATCAAAAAAGTCGTCGATATTGTTAAAAGTGATACTTCAAGGAAGATTATTGTCGTATCTGCACCCGGTAAAAGATATCCTGAGGATGAAAAAGTGACAGACTTGCTCATTACTTTGGCAAATGTTGCACTTAACAATAAAAACATAGAAACAGCTTTAGAAAACGTGGTTACTCGATATCGTTTGATAGCAGAAGGACTTGGCCTCGACAGCACAATTGCTCAAGTCATTGAAGATGATTTACGTAATCGCTTAGCAACTAAGTCTAATGATGAAAGTTTGTTTATGGATACAATGAAGGCAGCCGGAGAAGATAATAATGCGAAGCTGATTGCCGCCTATTTTAACCATGTAGGTATACTTGCACAATACGCTTGTCCAAAAAAAGCTGGTTTACTCGTCAATGAGCGCCCTGAACGAGTCCAAGCATTACCTGAAGGATACGCACAGCTTGAAAACTTAAAAAACGCAGAAGGAATTGTTGTCTTCCCAGGATTTTTTGGTTATACGAAGAGTGGAACACTTCGTACATTTAACCGCGGGGGATCTGATATTACAGGCTCAATAGTCGCTGCTGCAGTCCGTGCAGACCTATATGAAAACTTTACAGATGTTGACTCAGTCTTCGCAGCCAATCCAACAGTTGTTGAAAATCCCGCCGCAATCGGTAAGATGACATATCGTGAAATGCGTGAACTCTCATACGCGGGCTTCTCAGTTTTTCACGACGAAGCATTGATGCCGGCATTTTTACGCTCAGTTCCCGTTTGTATTAAAAACACAAACAATCCGGAAGCGCCTGGAACGATGATTGTGAGTGAACGTGATTATTCCTCACAACCAGTAATCGGCATTGCAACGGATAGTGGCTTCTCAACATTATTTGTTGAAAAATATTTAATGAACCAAGAAATTGGGTTTGGTCGTCGTTTACTTCAAATTTTAGAAGATGAAGGGATTTCCTTCGAACATACACCTTCTGGCATTGATAATATGTCTGTTATTATTCGGAATGAGTATTTAACAGAGGAAAATCGCGTGAAGATTATTAAGCGAATTAAGGAAGAGCTCCATGCAGATGACGTTCACTTCCGCGAAACAGATTATTCCATGATTGTTCTCGTTGGAGAAGGAATGCGCCATGCGACGGGACTAACAGCGCGTGCTGCAACAGCAATTGCACGTACTGGTTCTAATATCGAAATGATTAACCAAGGATCTTCCGAAGTAAGTCTCGTCTTCGGCGTTGATAAAAGAGACGAGGATAAAATTTTGCGTGAGCTGTACACGGAATTTTTCCAAAGAGTAAAAGTTCTAGCATAA
- a CDS encoding deoxynucleoside kinase — MNLREKYGIPENAIITIAGTVGAGKSTMTQALADALNFKTSFEQVDDNPYLDRFYDDFKTWSFHLQIYFLAERFKEQKRIFEIGGGFVQDRSIYEDTGIFAKMHMEKGTMDPVDYATYTDLFEAMVMTPYFPHPNLLIYLEGSVADIIGRIEERGRPMEQQTPIAYWEEMHERYATWINTFDACPVLRLNINDYDLLENPNEIENIVKQIGQTTNR; from the coding sequence ATGAACTTACGGGAAAAATACGGAATTCCTGAAAATGCAATTATTACGATTGCAGGTACAGTAGGAGCGGGAAAGTCAACGATGACCCAAGCACTGGCAGATGCATTAAACTTTAAAACATCGTTTGAACAAGTCGATGACAATCCCTATTTGGATCGCTTTTATGATGATTTCAAAACATGGAGTTTCCACTTACAAATATATTTTTTAGCCGAACGTTTTAAAGAACAAAAACGAATTTTTGAAATAGGCGGCGGATTTGTTCAAGACCGTTCTATTTATGAAGATACAGGGATTTTTGCGAAAATGCATATGGAAAAAGGTACGATGGATCCGGTTGATTACGCAACTTACACGGACTTATTTGAAGCAATGGTTATGACGCCTTATTTTCCACATCCAAATTTACTTATCTATTTAGAAGGATCAGTTGCAGATATTATCGGCAGGATTGAAGAACGCGGACGTCCGATGGAGCAACAGACACCAATAGCGTACTGGGAAGAGATGCATGAGCGTTATGCTACATGGATTAACACTTTTGATGCTTGTCCTGTACTTCGACTCAATATTAACGATTATGATCTACTTGAAAATCCGAATGAAATTGAAAATATTGTAAAGCAGATTGGACAGACGACAAATAGATAA
- a CDS encoding deoxynucleoside kinase — MTIPFIAVEGPIGVGKTTLSRAIAESQNFQLLKEIVEENPFLSKFYDDIEAWSFQTEMFFLCNRYKQLSDIKKEILLSNTPVVADYHVFKNLIFAKRTLEQNEYKKYEEIYKILTRDMPAPNVIVYLYASQETLMKRIALRGREFEKNMDPAYLTQLANDYEMFIDVFEEENPHIPVLRFNGDHLDFVNKKEDMEYVLTSIVEVIQGVQER, encoded by the coding sequence ATGACTATTCCGTTTATAGCAGTTGAAGGGCCAATTGGCGTTGGTAAAACGACGCTGTCTAGGGCGATAGCGGAATCACAGAATTTCCAGTTGCTAAAAGAGATAGTTGAAGAAAACCCATTTTTGTCGAAGTTTTATGATGATATTGAAGCATGGAGCTTTCAGACAGAAATGTTTTTTCTATGTAATCGATATAAGCAATTGAGTGATATAAAAAAAGAAATACTCTTGAGCAATACACCAGTCGTTGCAGATTATCATGTGTTTAAAAACTTAATTTTTGCAAAGCGAACACTTGAGCAAAATGAATATAAGAAATATGAAGAAATCTATAAGATTTTAACACGGGATATGCCTGCACCGAATGTAATTGTTTATTTATATGCAAGTCAAGAAACATTGATGAAGCGCATCGCATTACGTGGGCGTGAATTTGAAAAAAATATGGATCCTGCATACTTAACACAACTGGCAAATGACTATGAAATGTTTATTGATGTATTTGAGGAAGAAAATCCACATATTCCTGTACTTAGATTTAATGGGGATCATTTGGATTTTGTGAATAAAAAAGAAGACATGGAGTATGTGTTAACGAGTATTGTAGAAGTGATTCAAGGAGTGCAAGAAAGATGA
- the tadA gene encoding tRNA adenosine(34) deaminase TadA, which produces MTSFEKDNEYMRMAIAEARKAEKLGEVPIGAIIVHEDQVIARAHNLRESTQNATTHAELSAIQDACEVLDSWRLEKTTLYVTLEPCPMCAGAIIQSRIPRVVYGARDPKGGCVHSLYELLNDARFNHEAAVTEGVLADECGQMLTEFFRAIRERKKQQKKIVPDVE; this is translated from the coding sequence ATGACATCATTTGAAAAAGATAATGAATATATGCGAATGGCAATTGCAGAAGCTCGTAAAGCGGAAAAATTAGGTGAAGTGCCGATTGGTGCAATTATTGTTCATGAAGATCAAGTCATTGCACGTGCGCATAACTTACGCGAATCAACGCAAAATGCAACCACACATGCCGAACTCTCTGCTATCCAAGATGCTTGTGAAGTCTTGGACAGTTGGCGACTAGAAAAAACTACATTATACGTCACACTTGAGCCTTGTCCAATGTGTGCAGGTGCAATTATACAATCTCGTATTCCTCGGGTCGTTTACGGCGCACGAGACCCTAAAGGCGGCTGTGTACATTCTCTTTATGAATTACTCAATGATGCGCGGTTTAATCATGAAGCCGCAGTAACTGAAGGTGTTTTAGCGGATGAATGCGGTCAAATGCTAACAGAATTCTTCAGAGCGATTCGAGAACGCAAGAAACAGCAAAAGAAAATCGTGCCAGACGTTGAATAA
- the serS gene encoding serine--tRNA ligase — protein sequence MLDIKKLRTNFDEVKEKLARLGEDLTDLDQFGELDEKRRELIVKTEQLKAERNEVSQQIAQMKRNKENADEAILRMREVGEEIKGLETALHEVEEKLNYILMRIPNTPHDSVPQGDSDDENVEIRTWGEKTSFTFEPKPHWDLGTDLNILDFERAAKVAGSRFVFYRGLGARLERALISFMLDLHVDEHGYEELLPPQLVNRTSLKGTGQLPKFAEDLFHVEEEDYFLIPTSEVPVTNFHSDEILDGSKLPINFTAYSANFRSEAGSAGRDTRGLIRQHQFNKVELVRLVKPEDSYDELEKLTGHAEKVLQLLELPYRVVRLCTGDLGFSSAKTYDLEVWMPTQNVYREISSCSNFEDFQARRAHIRYRKEAGAKPEFVHTLNGSGVAVGRTVAAILENYQQEDGSVIIPKALRPYMGGKEVIK from the coding sequence ATGTTAGATATTAAGAAACTACGCACAAATTTCGATGAAGTAAAAGAAAAATTAGCAAGACTAGGTGAAGACTTAACGGATCTTGATCAGTTTGGGGAACTTGATGAAAAAAGAAGAGAATTAATTGTTAAAACAGAGCAATTGAAAGCAGAACGTAATGAAGTATCGCAGCAAATTGCGCAAATGAAACGCAACAAAGAAAATGCAGATGAAGCAATTTTACGTATGCGTGAGGTTGGGGAAGAAATAAAAGGTCTGGAAACAGCGCTACATGAAGTTGAAGAGAAACTGAATTATATTCTCATGCGCATCCCAAATACACCGCATGACAGTGTACCACAAGGGGACAGTGATGACGAAAATGTAGAAATCCGCACGTGGGGCGAAAAAACATCATTTACATTTGAACCGAAGCCGCATTGGGATTTAGGAACGGATTTAAATATTTTAGATTTTGAAAGAGCAGCAAAAGTCGCTGGAAGCCGCTTTGTTTTCTATCGTGGATTAGGGGCTCGTTTAGAAAGAGCACTCATTAGCTTCATGCTAGACTTGCATGTTGATGAGCATGGTTATGAAGAGTTACTTCCACCGCAACTTGTTAATCGTACAAGTTTAAAGGGAACAGGACAGTTACCGAAGTTTGCGGAGGACTTATTCCATGTTGAAGAAGAGGACTATTTCTTAATTCCAACTTCAGAGGTACCTGTTACTAACTTCCATAGTGATGAAATTTTAGACGGTAGTAAGTTACCTATTAACTTTACTGCATATAGCGCAAACTTCCGTTCAGAGGCAGGTTCTGCAGGAAGAGATACACGTGGATTAATTCGACAGCATCAGTTCAATAAAGTAGAACTTGTCCGTCTTGTAAAACCGGAAGATTCCTATGATGAATTAGAAAAATTAACAGGTCATGCGGAGAAAGTATTACAACTGTTAGAGTTGCCATACCGTGTTGTAAGACTTTGCACAGGAGATCTAGGTTTTTCATCCGCAAAAACGTACGACTTAGAAGTATGGATGCCAACGCAGAATGTGTACCGTGAAATTTCTTCATGTTCAAACTTTGAAGACTTCCAAGCGCGTCGTGCACATATCCGTTACCGTAAAGAGGCTGGAGCTAAACCAGAGTTCGTGCATACGTTAAACGGAAGTGGTGTAGCGGTAGGACGTACAGTAGCGGCTATTTTAGAAAACTATCAGCAAGAAGATGGTTCTGTGATCATTCCGAAAGCACTCCGTCCATATATGGGTGGTAAAGAAGTTATTAAGTAA
- a CDS encoding NUDIX hydrolase: MEWVKVFDENFQWVGEDTRENVHRQGKWHETFHCWFVDRQFIYVQKRSDAKNDFPSLFDITAAGHLEATETIEGGVREIEEELGVKVQFSQLTSVGVVQDIIDLPGFQDYEFAHVFLYVSSFEPTDFTLQEEEVDSIHAIKKEDFIRLCSQEVNNVRCRNIMMGTVTEIGLVDFVPHHINYFEAIAKKLVFV, encoded by the coding sequence ATGGAATGGGTAAAAGTTTTTGATGAAAATTTCCAATGGGTTGGTGAAGATACAAGAGAGAATGTTCATCGACAAGGAAAATGGCATGAGACGTTTCATTGTTGGTTTGTAGATAGACAATTTATTTACGTTCAAAAGAGAAGTGACGCTAAAAATGATTTTCCGTCGTTATTTGATATAACCGCAGCTGGACATTTAGAAGCGACAGAGACTATAGAAGGTGGCGTTAGAGAAATCGAAGAAGAACTTGGCGTGAAAGTTCAATTTTCTCAATTAACATCAGTTGGTGTAGTTCAAGATATTATTGACCTACCGGGTTTTCAAGACTATGAATTTGCACATGTATTTTTATATGTTTCTTCATTTGAGCCAACTGACTTTACCTTACAAGAAGAAGAAGTGGATAGCATCCATGCAATAAAAAAAGAAGATTTCATTCGGCTATGCTCACAAGAAGTGAATAATGTGAGGTGCCGTAACATAATGATGGGTACTGTTACAGAGATAGGGTTGGTCGATTTTGTTCCGCACCATATAAATTATTTTGAAGCGATCGCTAAAAAGTTAGTTTTTGTATAA